From the Danio aesculapii chromosome 9, fDanAes4.1, whole genome shotgun sequence genome, one window contains:
- the zp2l1 gene encoding zona pellucida glycoprotein 2, like 1 has product MAALWSLVLLCITSRLCAANTFLQSKEVFQWPEQHLLSLRVKELPSQAEPVQKCDVKDEDKVQCGESGISLEDCNVLNCCFDGQQCYYGNTVTVQCTRDGQFVVVALRDATIPRLSLESISLLGGSDPPCAPVGATAAFAIYQFPVTACGTTVMVDGDFLIYENRMTSVYEVNVGPLGSITRDSHYELLFQCRYSRSSFEALIVEVNPVPPPLPVAALGPLRVELKLANGQCFLKGCVEEAQAYSSYYGDADYPVTKVLREPVYVEVHVLERTDPNIFLTLGRCWATSNPDPQSLPQWDFLVNGCPSQDDRYLTTLFPVDETSGLQFPNHFKRFALKMFTFVEPTSLAPLMETVFIHCSTSICTPTAEDSCVQSCNRKKRDVGIQKQRHSRSLVSSGEIHLVH; this is encoded by the exons atggcAGCGCTTTGGAGTTTAGTGCTACTTTGTATCACTAGTCGTTTATGTGCTGCAAATACTTTTTTACAAAGTAAAGAAGTGTTCCAATGGCCTGAACAACATTTGTTGAGTTTGCGTGTGAAGGAGCTTCCATCTCAAGCAGAACCTGTTCAGAAGTGTGATGTGAAGGATGAGGATAAGGTGCAGTGTGGAGAGTCTGGCATTTCTCTTGAAGACTGTAATGTTTTAAACTGCTGTTTTGATGGACAACAGTGCTACTATGGCAATACAG TAACCGTCCAGTGTACAAGAGATGGGCAGTTTGTTGTTGTGGCCTTGAGAGATGCAACCATTCCAAGACTAAGCTTGGAGTCCATCAGCCTTTTGGGAGGAAGTGATCCTCCTTGTGCTCCTGTTGGTGCCACTGCAGCTTTTGCCATCTACCAGTTCCCAGTCACTGCTTGTGGCACCACAGTGATG GTGGATGGTGACTTCCTAATCTATGAGAACCGAATGACATCTGTATATGAAGTAAATGTTGGACCTCTAGGCTCTATCACAAGGGATAGCCACTATGA GCTCCTCTTCCAGTGTAGATATTCACGCAGCAGTTTTGAAGCACTTATTGTTGAGGTCAACCctgttcctcctcctcttcctgtgGCTGCACTTGGACCTCTGAGAGTGGAGCTCAAACTGGCTAATGGGCAGTGTTTTCTTAAGGGATGTGTGGAAG AAGCTCAAGCGTATTCTTCGTACTATGGTGATGCTGACTATCCTGTGACTAAAGTGCTGCGGGAGCCAGTCTATGTTGAAGTTCATGTTCTAGAGAGGACTGACCCCAACATCTTTCTAACTTTGGGGCGTTGTTGGGCAACTTCGAACCCTGATCCTCAAAGCCTGCCCCAGTGGGATTTTCTTGTAAATGG TTGTCCTTCCCAGGATGATCGTTACCTGACCACTTTGTTCCCCGTGGATGAAACTTCAGGCCTGCAGTTTCCAAACCACTTCAAACGGTTTgcactcaaaatgttcacgtttGTGGAACCCACGTCTTTGGCTCCCCTGATGGAGAcg GTCTTTATTCACTGCAGTACATCAATTTGTACTCCAACTGCAGAAGACTCTTGTGTTCAAAGTTGCAACAGGAAGA AGAGAGATGTTGGTATACAAAAGCAGCGTCATAGCCGTTCTCTAGTTTCCAGTGGAGAGATCCATCTTGTTCATTGA